From Cannabis sativa cultivar Pink pepper isolate KNU-18-1 chromosome 8, ASM2916894v1, whole genome shotgun sequence, a single genomic window includes:
- the LOC115699363 gene encoding uncharacterized protein LOC115699363 isoform X3, which produces MSSLEGHTEDEEQIRQRKLEEALEIKSLRRIVSAYLNYPEAADEDVRRYERSFKKLPPPQQALLSHYPLKFQELRRCISANSYFIFTMLQAFEPPLDMSQDIDDCENPPHEDDPNNQGFCEKRDVCCSHSTSTSGRTCFSQSSKACCEEGNNLCNSQEGDIGIKEVQNEGCSGSCTVRTPGLECDKELKNCCGNDAMDSNGNASLSNQEWLDPSLQFDVPLVDVDKVRCIIRNIVRDWAEEGQKERDQCYKPVLEELDILFPNRSKESPPACLVPGAGLGRLALEISRLGFISQGNEFSYYMMICSSFILNNTEDAGEWKIYPWIHSNCNSLSDSDQLRPVSIPDIHPASAGLTEGFSMCGGDFVEVYNDPSQVGIWDVVVTCFFIDTAHNIVEYIEIISKILKDGGIWINLGPLLYHFADMYGQEDEMSIELSLEDVKKVALHYGFNFEKEKTIETTYTTNSRSMMQNRYFAAFWTARKKSAMAEEHAPE; this is translated from the exons CTATCCAGAGGCTGCAGATGAGGATGTCAGACGATACGAAAGATCATTTAAGAAGCTTCCACCTCCACAACAG GCTTTGTTATCCCATTATCCTTTGAAGTTTCAAGAATTGAGACG GTGTATTTCTGCAAATTCATATTTCATATTTACTATGCTTCAG GCATTTGAACCCCCACTTGATATGAGCCAGGACATAGATGATTGTGAAAACCCTCCTCATGAAGATGACCCAAATAATCAGGGCTTCTGTGAAAAGAGGGATGTTTGCTGTAGTCATTCTACTTCTACAAGTGGCAGAACTTGTTTCTCTCAATCAAGTAAAGCCTGTTGTGAGGAAGGGAACAATTTATGCAACTCACAAGAAGGAGACATTGGCATTAAG GAGGTTCAAAATGAAGGTTGCAGTGGATCCTGTACTGTAAGGACTCCAGGCTTGGAATGTGACAAAGAGTTAAAAAATTGCTGTGGAAATGATGCCATGGATTCAAATGGAAAT GCATCTTTATCGAACCAGGAGTGGTTGGACCCATCTTTGCAGTTTGATGTCCCTTTAGTTGATGTTGACAAG GTTCGCTGTATTATAAGGAATATTGTTAGAGATTGGGCGGAAGAG GGACAGAAAGAACGAGATCAGTGCTACAAGCCTGTCCTTGAAGAGCTTGATATCCTATTCCCTAACCGTTCTAAGGAAAG CCCTCCTGCCTGTTTAGTTCCTGGTGCTGGACTTGGACGACTAGCTTTAGAGATCTCTCGCCTAG GTTTCATAAGCCAGGGAAATGAATTTTCGTACTACATGATGATATGCTCGAGTTTTATTCTTAATAA TACTGAAGATGCAGGAGAGTGGAAAATTTACCCTTGGATTCACAGCAATTGTAATTCACTCTCAGACAGCGATCAACTTCGTCCTGTGTCAATACCAGATATCCACCCAGCTAG TGCTGGGCTTACTGAAGGCTTTTCCATGTGTGGTGGTGACTTTGTTGAAGTATACAATGATCCAAGTCAAGTTG GTATCTGGGATGTGGTTGTGACTTGTTTTTTTATCGATACCGCGCACAACATTGTTGAATACATTGAAATCATCTCTAAAATCCTGAAAGACGGCGGA ATTTGGATAAATTTAGGCCCCCTACTGTATCACTTCGCAGATATGTATGGTCAAGAAGAT GAAATGTCCATTGAACTGAGTTTGGAAGATGTGAAGAAGGTTGCTTTGCATTATGGATTCAATTTTGAG AAGGAAAAAACGATAGAGACAACCTACACAACAAATTCCAGGTCAATGATGCAA AATCGGTACTTTGCAGCATTTTGGACAGCGAGAAAGAAATCTGCAATGGCAGAAGAACATGCGCCTGAATAA
- the LOC115699363 gene encoding uncharacterized protein LOC115699363 isoform X1, translated as MSSLEGHTEDEEQIRQRKLEEALEIKSLRRIVSAYLNYPEAADEDVRRYERSFKKLPPPQQALLSHYPLKFQELRRCISANSYFIFTMLQAFEPPLDMSQDIDDCENPPHEDDPNNQGFCEKRDVCCSHSTSTSGRTCFSQSSKACCEEGNNLCNSQEGDIGIKEVQNEGCSGSCTVRTPGLECDKELKNCCGNDAMDSNGNASLSNQEWLDPSLQFDVPLVDVDKVRCIIRNIVRDWAEEGQKERDQCYKPVLEELDILFPNRSKESPPACLVPGAGLGRLALEISRLGFISQGNEFSYYMMICSSFILNNTEDAGEWKIYPWIHSNCNSLSDSDQLRPVSIPDIHPASAGLTEGFSMCGGDFVEVYNDPSQVGIWDVVVTCFFIDTAHNIVEYIEIISKILKDGGIWINLGPLLYHFADMYGQEDEMSIELSLEDVKKVALHYGFNFEKEKTIETTYTTNSRSMMQVSFTFSYLLTTEKFIRMFIIYYLTHQNRF; from the exons CTATCCAGAGGCTGCAGATGAGGATGTCAGACGATACGAAAGATCATTTAAGAAGCTTCCACCTCCACAACAG GCTTTGTTATCCCATTATCCTTTGAAGTTTCAAGAATTGAGACG GTGTATTTCTGCAAATTCATATTTCATATTTACTATGCTTCAG GCATTTGAACCCCCACTTGATATGAGCCAGGACATAGATGATTGTGAAAACCCTCCTCATGAAGATGACCCAAATAATCAGGGCTTCTGTGAAAAGAGGGATGTTTGCTGTAGTCATTCTACTTCTACAAGTGGCAGAACTTGTTTCTCTCAATCAAGTAAAGCCTGTTGTGAGGAAGGGAACAATTTATGCAACTCACAAGAAGGAGACATTGGCATTAAG GAGGTTCAAAATGAAGGTTGCAGTGGATCCTGTACTGTAAGGACTCCAGGCTTGGAATGTGACAAAGAGTTAAAAAATTGCTGTGGAAATGATGCCATGGATTCAAATGGAAAT GCATCTTTATCGAACCAGGAGTGGTTGGACCCATCTTTGCAGTTTGATGTCCCTTTAGTTGATGTTGACAAG GTTCGCTGTATTATAAGGAATATTGTTAGAGATTGGGCGGAAGAG GGACAGAAAGAACGAGATCAGTGCTACAAGCCTGTCCTTGAAGAGCTTGATATCCTATTCCCTAACCGTTCTAAGGAAAG CCCTCCTGCCTGTTTAGTTCCTGGTGCTGGACTTGGACGACTAGCTTTAGAGATCTCTCGCCTAG GTTTCATAAGCCAGGGAAATGAATTTTCGTACTACATGATGATATGCTCGAGTTTTATTCTTAATAA TACTGAAGATGCAGGAGAGTGGAAAATTTACCCTTGGATTCACAGCAATTGTAATTCACTCTCAGACAGCGATCAACTTCGTCCTGTGTCAATACCAGATATCCACCCAGCTAG TGCTGGGCTTACTGAAGGCTTTTCCATGTGTGGTGGTGACTTTGTTGAAGTATACAATGATCCAAGTCAAGTTG GTATCTGGGATGTGGTTGTGACTTGTTTTTTTATCGATACCGCGCACAACATTGTTGAATACATTGAAATCATCTCTAAAATCCTGAAAGACGGCGGA ATTTGGATAAATTTAGGCCCCCTACTGTATCACTTCGCAGATATGTATGGTCAAGAAGAT GAAATGTCCATTGAACTGAGTTTGGAAGATGTGAAGAAGGTTGCTTTGCATTATGGATTCAATTTTGAG AAGGAAAAAACGATAGAGACAACCTACACAACAAATTCCAGGTCAATGATGCAAGTAAGCTTTACTTTTTCTTATCTACTAACCACAGAAAAATTTATAAGAATGTTTATAATATATTACCTCACACACCAGAACAGGTTCTAG
- the LOC115699363 gene encoding uncharacterized protein LOC115699363 isoform X2: protein MSSLEGHTEDEEQIRQRKLEEALEIKSLRRIVSAYLNYPEAADEDVRRYERSFKKLPPPQQALLSHYPLKFQELRRCISANSYFIFTMLQAFEPPLDMSQDIDDCENPPHEDDPNNQGFCEKRDVCCSHSTSTSGRTCFSQSSKACCEEGNNLCNSQEGDIGIKEVQNEGCSGSCTVRTPGLECDKELKNCCGNDAMDSNGNASLSNQEWLDPSLQFDVPLVDVDKVRCIIRNIVRDWAEEGQKERDQCYKPVLEELDILFPNRSKESPPACLVPGAGLGRLALEISRLGFISQGNEFSYYMMICSSFILNNTEDAGEWKIYPWIHSNCNSLSDSDQLRPVSIPDIHPASSAGLTEGFSMCGGDFVEVYNDPSQVGIWDVVVTCFFIDTAHNIVEYIEIISKILKDGGIWINLGPLLYHFADMYGQEDEMSIELSLEDVKKVALHYGFNFEKEKTIETTYTTNSRSMMQNRYFAAFWTARKKSAMAEEHAPE, encoded by the exons CTATCCAGAGGCTGCAGATGAGGATGTCAGACGATACGAAAGATCATTTAAGAAGCTTCCACCTCCACAACAG GCTTTGTTATCCCATTATCCTTTGAAGTTTCAAGAATTGAGACG GTGTATTTCTGCAAATTCATATTTCATATTTACTATGCTTCAG GCATTTGAACCCCCACTTGATATGAGCCAGGACATAGATGATTGTGAAAACCCTCCTCATGAAGATGACCCAAATAATCAGGGCTTCTGTGAAAAGAGGGATGTTTGCTGTAGTCATTCTACTTCTACAAGTGGCAGAACTTGTTTCTCTCAATCAAGTAAAGCCTGTTGTGAGGAAGGGAACAATTTATGCAACTCACAAGAAGGAGACATTGGCATTAAG GAGGTTCAAAATGAAGGTTGCAGTGGATCCTGTACTGTAAGGACTCCAGGCTTGGAATGTGACAAAGAGTTAAAAAATTGCTGTGGAAATGATGCCATGGATTCAAATGGAAAT GCATCTTTATCGAACCAGGAGTGGTTGGACCCATCTTTGCAGTTTGATGTCCCTTTAGTTGATGTTGACAAG GTTCGCTGTATTATAAGGAATATTGTTAGAGATTGGGCGGAAGAG GGACAGAAAGAACGAGATCAGTGCTACAAGCCTGTCCTTGAAGAGCTTGATATCCTATTCCCTAACCGTTCTAAGGAAAG CCCTCCTGCCTGTTTAGTTCCTGGTGCTGGACTTGGACGACTAGCTTTAGAGATCTCTCGCCTAG GTTTCATAAGCCAGGGAAATGAATTTTCGTACTACATGATGATATGCTCGAGTTTTATTCTTAATAA TACTGAAGATGCAGGAGAGTGGAAAATTTACCCTTGGATTCACAGCAATTGTAATTCACTCTCAGACAGCGATCAACTTCGTCCTGTGTCAATACCAGATATCCACCCAGCTAG TAGTGCTGGGCTTACTGAAGGCTTTTCCATGTGTGGTGGTGACTTTGTTGAAGTATACAATGATCCAAGTCAAGTTG GTATCTGGGATGTGGTTGTGACTTGTTTTTTTATCGATACCGCGCACAACATTGTTGAATACATTGAAATCATCTCTAAAATCCTGAAAGACGGCGGA ATTTGGATAAATTTAGGCCCCCTACTGTATCACTTCGCAGATATGTATGGTCAAGAAGAT GAAATGTCCATTGAACTGAGTTTGGAAGATGTGAAGAAGGTTGCTTTGCATTATGGATTCAATTTTGAG AAGGAAAAAACGATAGAGACAACCTACACAACAAATTCCAGGTCAATGATGCAA AATCGGTACTTTGCAGCATTTTGGACAGCGAGAAAGAAATCTGCAATGGCAGAAGAACATGCGCCTGAATAA